The Micropterus dolomieu isolate WLL.071019.BEF.003 ecotype Adirondacks linkage group LG14, ASM2129224v1, whole genome shotgun sequence DNA segment aataattTGCTTTcatgccaagagttagatgagaagataccACTCTCAAGTCTGTACTGTAACTTTAAAGCTACCGCCAGCATCCTTTATTATGTGTTGAATTACCAAACAAATTGTAATTTATGTACTGCTACTGTGTCTACTTTACTTGTACAGGCATGTGAATATTTGGtgtgaatttaaatgtaataaccCCGTCGACcttggtgtgtgagtgtgtttccaGATTGCGTTTTTTGGACATCACTGAAAATCCACTTACCTGCACCTGTGATAATGCCTGGTTCAAGACCTGGGCCATCCACAACAACCATACACAGGTAGTAGAAGCTGCAGACACTCAAAGTGTTAATGTATGTTATAAATCAACTAGAAGTACATGGCTATAGCTTTCTTTGACAGTTCAAATGATACAATTGTCTTATCTTTACTGTTAAATTCCCTCCAGGTGTCCTACCTGTACAACCTGCAGTGTGACAACAACTGGAGATCTCCCTACCTGTGGCAGTTTGACGATAAGGCCTGCTCCTATGAACAGGTTTCCTTCACTCTCTTCATCACCTGCTGTGTGGTGGACatattgtttgtatgtgtgtgtctggcctGGCACACACAGGGCCCTGCTCTACGCTACCTACTGCTCATCATCCGGGCAAAACTACGTGGGCGTAGGGGGGCAGCAGGGGCCAGATTCCAATATGATGCATTCATCTCCTACAGCTCTAAGGATGAGGCCTGGGTGATGCGACAGCTGGTGCCCAATCTAGAGAGGCCAGTTGCTGGTACACCGAGACTCAGACTGTGTCTCCACCACAGAGACTTCCGTCCCGGTACTGCGGTTCTGGAGAACATTGAGGCAGCCATTTACAACTCCCGCCACACCATCTGTGTGGTGACACGTCACTTCCTGCGAAGTGAGTGGTGCTCTATGGAGTTTCAGCTGGCAAGTCTGAGGTTTTTATGCGATGGCAGTGATGTCCTGCTGCTTGTGTTCTTGGAGGAGATACCTGAGCACTGTCTGTCTCCCTATACACGCTTACGCAAGATCGTACATAAGAAGACCTACTTGCTGTGGCCCGTGGAACCACAAGAGCAGGACGCTTTTTGGGTCAAACTGATCGatgctttaaaaaacaatgaggaggaggaggaggagggagggagagggggagaagaTGGGTTGGCACGGCTAATTGGCTAGACCAAATGCTAACAATTTTAACATGCCCATAATGATCTTTTATTGGACTGTGCAAAGtgtattgtgcattgttttggTAACCTTTTCATTTACAGGCTTTTATTAACttgacaaatttaaaaataacccGAATCAACTGAATGGGAAATTACAGGAATTATGATAGGAATGACAATACAAgccaataaaatatataatggcAAGTTATGTTGTTACAATgagttaaacatttttaacagtatGACTATACTGGACATTTTTTCTAGATATTGTGTTACTTCATGTTACCATTGCCATCATTGCTGCCTAATAAAAAGTTGAACGTGCACCTACAACAGAGCTTGGTATTTTTCCTGAGGGCCTTTCCGTGGCATGTTAAAGAGTAGTGTGCAGTGTTTCTGTGATGTATGCAGTTGGTTTCTATATGACAAATTTAGACATCTTACAATTTCACTGTAATTTCCTTTCTGTGGCTTGTCCTGTCAAGTGTTGTGTATGATGTTTCTTTGCAATGTCTTTTCTGTGAGGAATTTCCCAAGAAAACAATTCCTCTTAATTCTAGCAAGTGCTAacttttaaagttgtttttttatataatataatatataatataatttttatataaatgaagACACAATTAATACAAAGAACATACTAAATATATGGCTAAACTTAAAAGTATGACAGGTTATTTCATCCTCAATTAACACCCCTGAAACTGATTCCAAATCTGCCAACGTAGTAATTAAGTGAGTTGGTGCAAAACTGTACTTTTACAAATTCAAACTGATTTGCTTTTGTGACTAACAATTTAGAAATGCTGTGTTAAATAGCTACGATACTATGTTCAGCTAGCAGTGAAAATGACTCTTGCTTTACAagtgttttgttcttttctgttACTACTAGTGTTTGTTCTGTTAGAGATACTGTAATAAGTGAAAATCTATGTTTAGCTTCTTGGCAATCTCCATTTCCTCATTGGACCTGGTTGGTGCGAGGACTCATTATATAACCTCATCAAATGGACAGTTTTCTAGGCTCAAGTAACTTTTTGTGAGTAAGGAGCAACAAAATCGAAAGAAAACATTTACCGCAATTCACCAGTGCTAAATTTGTGCGATATGTGGATTTCTAATTTTccaggacacaaacacaacacaaaagaaataCTCCCAAAATTTCCAAACACTTCATTTATTTGAAGCTATAcattcaaatgaaaataaaaaatattcatatatatttcATATAGAGCTAGTGAGCAAGGTAcaagtttaaaacaaaacacagaactcTTCCATGTGgcatattatatatacacaaggCGTGGTTTGAATACTATTCAGTGTGTATCCATAGCTGCACAGGTTTCATGGATATTTAATATTCTTCACTCAGTTGAGGCACGACTAGATTTCAGTGAGAGGTCAGGGACTGGGCCAAGTGCTTCAAGACTGCGGCATACAGTAAACCATTTTAACACCTAAACAGTAGGACTTGCAAAGCAAAGCTCATTAGTGTTACGAGTTCCACACTAAAGCATAAAGTAGGAAGTTGAGGCAATATGATAATTCTGCAGTTCCAATGACACTGTACAGTCATGCAAAGtcctaaattatttttttgagatGATATTCTCACACCAAAGTCAAGACTGAGTAAACACAAATTCAGGTTTTaagaaacttaaaaaaaaaattaaaaaaatccagTATCACAAGTCACGATTGTTCACTAAATTTGACAGAAGTCAGGGTGTTTGGTTGCACTGCAATAATAGACTTGAAATCACTACACCAAATTGagataaaatgatttaaaaaaaaaagattcctcAAGTAGTCAAGTGATAAGTGCAATCCCACAACTCTTATcccccttcacacacagacactccaTTTTATGAAACTCTCATACGTTAGCAAGTTAAGCATCACATTGTTTTCCCACTATCAATCAAACCTTAGTTATAGTACAGCAGATGCCCCACCAATCAATAGCAAACCTTATTCTTACATATATCCAGTAGTTATGTACAACAGAACTGGTGCAACATTAAACACATTACAATTTATGCAATATAGAAActgtaacaataataaaatacagcagatACTTAATTGATACTGggaaatatatattattcatacTGTGTATTGCTGTCTGTTTTGGCATTATGGAGGATCAATAAAAATGCTGTCATGTATCCCTCTCACAGCTTATTTGAAACATCTCCAACTTGACAGActatacattaatgtatttttaaaagaaacctTACACAGGATAGATTTGATTCAATAAAACagctttttattaataaaaaaaaaataaaacaaaaatatgacaACTTATCAGAGGCATTGAAGCAGCAGGTCCAGGTTTAGAATTGACCTTGACAGATATTTCTCATTTCCTATAAGAGTCTTCAGCTGATGCGGCCATAGCAATCTGACCAAAAACCAAGGTcaggaaagagaagagaaactTCAGATTCTTGATAAATCAAATCTTTTTGGAATCTTTTGCCTCAAACAGCTTCATACGCTCCTGCACAGTTAGTCCCTCTTTTAGGCTCTGTTAGAAATAAGAAAGAGAAAGTAATTTATTGTTCATAGATGATAAATGCTtcgtatagcgcctttctagtcttttcgaccactcaaaccgcttttacactacatctgcattcactcacattcattcactgagcataagtgctcaaacagaaactaacattcacacacattcatacactggcggaacagccgccaggggcaattcgggattggaccgccgaccttccgattaacaacCAACCCactctaccccctgagccacagccgcccctcaTAAGGGTGCATGTGGGCAAAGAAGTGCattagaaaaacagaaaacaaaaacacagacatcacAAAACAGTTACGTTAGCCAGCTGCCAATCCCAGACATTTTTCTGCTCTGGATGACATTCTTTAAGTTTAGTGTAAGATCTACAGGAAAAAGTGGAATATGGACATGCCACACAAGAGTACCAACTGGTGCGCACAATGCACAAATAAATTCAGACAgtcacaaatacacaaaacaacaattacaGAAAGGGTTTTTCaattaacaaagaaaaacaatgttggAACTTATGAGATATGTTGTAAAGAGTGTTCTCATTTCTCTATATAATGATTTGATGAGGTGGTTTATTAGTCCACTGATATTCACATACTGCTATTGCGGACCAAAACAACTTACATTTCATCTTACATCAGCTTACTGTaaatttgggggggggggggcatccaTGAATATTACAATGGACTATGCTGAAACAGCTACCCTGGATCTGtctacagaaaaaaatatcGGCCTACCAGCACCTCATTAGCTAGCATgttacatcttgtttgtttaaatcaCAGTAAAACTACAATTCGTTCTTTTtgcactttggtttttgtaatAATCAAACAAATATGATGCAACATATTAAGCTAAGCTTTTAGGTTGCTGGCTGACGTGAATTGCTAAAAATTCTATTCTTTTAAGCATACAGCATGGGATCAGGAATGTAACCAGAAACGTTTTTGGACAAAGTTTGCAAACCGTTGCTTCTCAGAACTGCTAACACTCACACCAGTGACATTCAACTGAGGGGTGGACACCACAATCAGCTTTGAGGGTGCAGGTTAGGGCATAAAGGAAGGGGTGCAAGGAGGGGAGATCATGCAAGGGTGGTGAGGGCATGCATTGCTCTACATCATGCTATACCTACAGGACATCTTGGGGTGGGGGTTGGGGAGGAATCACCCCGCAATGGGAGTGTCAGCTATCCCATGAGACCTGTTCAGTGACAGACTGATggacaaaacagacagatgacAAACTTACAGGACAAGAGGACTTGCAGTAAAAACGTCCTGACCGATCAACTGTGCAACACATTCCTACAGAATGTGGTGGGGCAGCTGCAACAATTAACAGTGACAAAGTCTCTAGGACAAAAGCCTGAACATCACACCACACAGGAAACTGAAACGGGAGCTTTAGAGTGCATGGATCGTACTCCATTTGTAGGTTTGGtaggatttaattaaacttgAAACTCACCTTTGACCTTATGGCTCTTGATTGCTTGGATTGCCTTTTCAGGATATCTGGATTACTTTTTGATTTCATGATATCTAAAAACACAATGAAGGTATGCCATTGTTATTATTAACCTGCgtaccaaagtgtaaaaaccaAGCCCTCGCACTGACACATTACCAAACTCTTGTCTCACTGTTACAATGAATAATGATAGCaatgatgaaaatgtttatattagCTTACTGTCACAGTAACATGATGGTGCAGAACCTTTATGCCAGGTTTTACGTCTTTGATATTGGATGGTTTTGCTGACAGCAGCTCTGGAAATTAAATGTACCTGAGACTACTGATGATgaggaatttgtttttgtgccaTTTTCAAAGTTGGAGCCTGAGAATGATGAAGCTAGCTCAGATCACATGAACGGGACAATGGTAAAAATACCATCCAAGTAGCAGCTCCAAGAGAAGTTAGGACTGATGGGGCAACCTCTTAAATGACCTTAACTACCTCAACATTGATGCTATAAAAGGTGCAAGATGTTTTCCTGGCCACTTTCCTGGAAAAGCTTTGCCTTCAGATGTGGTGGCCGTGGATAGGGGAAAGAAAAGGCACAACAACTTCCAAAAACTGACTGATGCTCTTTGGTCTTTTCCAGAAATAGAAAATGTATAAATGGCAAAACAAAaatttttgtatgtttgctACCGTTAGCAATACCACCTGAAAAGAATACAAgcaatgtgattttaaaatatgGAGTAATCGGCGTTATAAAAGTGCAGGCTCACTATAGACACaaggtttgttgttgttgatgttaaaCTGAATCTGAGATGCTACAGAAGGGCTGTGGCTCATCCACATGATGAAATAATACAGCTGTAATCAATATTTGTGATTCTATGCATTTAAATTCCCCAATTTAAACAACAGTGACAAAACTGGTTGTCATTACAGTATATGACTCCTGACTGGCTTCATTACATACAAAACTTTGGAGATCCAAAGACATTTTGAGTTAATTCAATGGcatgtaaataaatgattaagTTAACATTTCCTATTTACCATATCCGGATGTGACCGTTCCATCGACAGTCCTCTCGCCTAAAGCTTCTGTGGCAATGAGCAGTTTCTCCTTCAGTTTGCTGATATCGCAGTCAGCCTTTGCTTTCACAATACTGAGCTCTGTATAGATGTCCTTATATTTGTCTGTGGCATATTTCTTGTCCTGTTGTAATGAAATCAATGATGCcagctcagtttttttttttttataagatAAAGCAATACCCGTACATACCTTCAACTAAATTATTTGAAATACATAAAGATTTGTTTTGCTTACCCTTAAAGCAGACTGCAGTTCGTCTTTCAAAGAGTGGATTTCCTGTTTAAGATACTGGATTTCTGACTCCTTAATTCGTAGTAATACCTACAAGACGGAGTGAAACACCTGTAAGATTAAAGAGCAAATCCTTattatgtgtgtctttgtgtgctttTACACATACCTCCAGTTCATACACATCTTTGCCCTGGGTAAGTGGTGAAAGCACTGTTTCACCACTGAAACATGACCGCATCCGAGTGATCTCTGCAGTCAGTCGGTTATTTAATTCCTGTTGGACAGAATAAAGTTATGTTTTAACCTGCTGGACAGAAATGCTTTTGTATGTTcatgtgtgtctatgtgcatTCAAACCTGATTGTGAGCATTTAGCTCCTGGTTCTCTCTCTGACACTGCCTGAGGGCCTGCCTCTCGGCCTCTAGCGCCTGGGCCAGGTGAGCATTCTCCAGACATTTCTGAGAGTACTGCTCTGACAACACCTCCAGTTCTCTCTGAATGGACTGCAGCTCTTCCCTAAACAGTCAGATCATCACAATATCAACTGCTATTCTCATCTGATGTTTACGAAATGCATTGCAGTTTTCCCAAGCCTAGGTGTGAGTGGATCCTTTCATCATGTGATGATTTtccaaataaacatttgaaatgttgctCCAGTTTATCAGCCACATACAAGCTGTTTGGCAGGACAAGCTAACTAGACTAAGTTGTTGTAGTTTTCCTTACTGCAACACAAAGTTAACAGGCTATATAGATTGTTTAGATCAAATAAAAAGTCAAGTGAACATGCAAGTAAATATCATGCTTCTCATTTGAAATGTATAATAATTTTCGTgttcttgtgaaaaaaaaaaaaaaaaaaaaacatactcgTATTGTAAGCGAAGTTCATCAATATCAGAGTTCACTCCACTCAGTTGGGAACGGTGGGTCTTCTCCATTTCCTCCTTGTGCGCATTCTTCATAGCTTCAATAGCTACATTAAAACCagatcacacacatttaattagTGTGTGTCAGTCTTCATTGAAGTATAGCAGTTACGGGTGGTAATACAGTTCATTTCTTTACCAGCAATTGTGGCAGCAGTCTCCTCAGCCAACAGTCTCTCTCGCTCTTCCATAAGTTTGGAAATCTCCCTCTGATGCTGCCTCTGGAGGTCTTGTATTACTTTGTGGTGTGTTTCTTCCATTGCTGCAAAGCCACGTTCACACGTGGCCTATGGGAAGAAAGGGTCAACAATCGGTCATCACAAAATTTATTTTGTATCTACATTTCAATTTGTGACTATAGATTCAGTGCAGTATCTATTAATAGTTCACTAGGGTACATGTGTGCAAAATCAGAGATAGAAGCCATGCAAGCCTTTTCTAATTCAAAGTGCAGCTATGTTAGATCAGCAAGCTAAAGCAGTGAAATTCTATTCCAGCGAAGCAGCATTTCTGTTATTAATAGACTGCACTTCCTTGTTTTATTGAATGTGGGAAATGGCATGTCTATTGATGCCCAAATTAAGAAGCAATGTTGGAGGCAAGTGAGACATTTTACACTTATTATTGTCTGGATATACTTAAGGCAACCTGCCATTGATTACTTTGCTTCAATATGTACAACTAGGGATGTCCCAACCTGATCAGCAATTTTTTTTGTGCATCGGTATTTCCTGCGTTTATCATTTGAGTCATTTTGGATCTTGTGTTTTGCTCAAAGTGCCCAAAGTCATGAACCACAGAGTGCAAAGCAGCCTGCAGTTTCAACTAATGATATGTCAATAGTTATCACCAAGTGATGCTAAAAACATTGGTTTGTCTGTATTTTAGCAACATTTCTCAAGTTCGGCTGTCAATTAGAACTTTTTCATCATACTCGAATAGATGTGAGAGTCTAAATCTTGTCCACAACAGAGCCACACTGACACTAATTTCTCCATTGCTTTGGATTAAACGTGGTGAGCTAATCAACCAACCTTGtaatccctagagccatgctgctGGCATTGCTAAAAATACATTCAGAATTTTTATGAGCCGTTAGTACATATGGCTTataggagaagaaaaaaaaaaaaaaaaatatatatatatatatatatgaatgatTGGGACATCCCTCAAAGCTACAATTTAAATTTTCAAGAAAACGGATGTTATCTAGATTACAGGTCTCACAAATCTGCAAATGAAATTCTCAAATCACACCATTTCCCAACTCCAAATCCTTTGTGCATATAAGCAGACCACTGAACAAAAGTAGCAGGTTATTTTTACGCTATTTCTATTACtctcagtaaaaaaaagaattcaCTAAGATAAAATGGAAGAGCAAAAACCTTAAGACTTTCAAAGTCTCTCTGGTATTTCTCTCTCAGGCTGGCCACATCTCCTTCTAGGTGCTTGTTCTCCAGTTCGTCCCTCATGGTGTTCATCTGTGTCTCCAGCTCCTGGATCCGATCTTTCAGAACCACCATGGagtccacctccgacatgttcGGTACATCCTCCCCTTtcccctgctcctcctcctccattgGTGTAGTGGCCTCGATACAGGGAGGTGAATTTGAAACCTCATAACCTGTTTTGTCCTGCTGGTACTCTTTGACACGGTGAATGTTTTCCATATACTGGAAATGTAACTTTTCAATCTCCTCTTTGTGGATATGCTGGAGCTCACATATCTTCTGTTCAAACTGATCCTCTAGTTTTCTCACATGACTCTCATGCCGCTCCTCCATGGTGTCCATGTCCACCAGCAGAACCTCTACCTTTCGTTGACTGTCAGCGGTTGTTTCCATGAATGCCAGTTCTGTTGAGGCGCGGCCTTTCTCGGCTTGGCTTAGCTCTTGCTTGTGCCTCTGCTTCAGCTCTTCAGTTTCCTTCTGGAAACGCACTTCCAGGAGAGccagctgctcctgctgctgggAGAGCTGTTTCACACGTTTGCTGATCTCACTATTTAGTGTTTGGTTCTCCTTCCGGAGAGTGGACACCGTTTGTGTGAAGTTCAGGCGCTCCTCCTGTAAGGATGCTTCATATTTCTCTTGGATTGCACTGACATTGCGGGCATGCTGCTGGACAAGAGCATCCATGGACTGACCTGTCTGCTTACACCAGCCCAAGTCTTGTTCGTGCATGGCCCGTAACCTGCATGCCACATAAGCCACTTGAGCCTGAGTTAGGGCTTCACGCATACAAAGAGAAGTACTTGTGAAACTATGTGAAGTTTGGTGTCCTAGAAGAGTGTGGATCATTTTAGCCAGACCAGGATGGTTTCCACCACTTTCTATCTCTTGAGCATACTTATGGAGGATTGTTGCTTGTCTTTGAAGCTCATTAGCCAGGATGTCATGTGCATTTTGCAGTGATTCAGGGTCAACACCACAGGAAGGCATTTCTCCTGCCAAGTGTCTGTCTACAATTTCCTCAGCCAAATCTCTAGCCTCTTCCATTTCAATCTGCTCCATGTAAGGCGCAAGTTCAGGGGGGCGAATGTCAGCTAACCTTTGTTTATTAAACCCAAAGTTATTTTTTACttcttttattacatttttcaaatcaGGCCTTTTGGAAGCATCAATAATTGCTTTCAAAGCAATCTCCCTTTGATTTAGGTTACTACGGGCTTCAGTCAACTCCCTTTTCAGTATTTTGAATTTCTCTTCATAGCATTGTTTAAGGTTTTGAATCGAGTAGGCTAGTTCTGCTTTAATGGAGGTGTTAAAGATAACAGTGGCATCAACATCTGCATCAGCTGAAACACTGCTCTCTTTGGATTTAGCAACATCGGTCTCAGCTTTCTCCAATTCTTTCCAGAATGCACTCTCCAACATCAACTTCCTGGTCAAGACATCAGCATAAACTACAGCCAAGGAATCTTTGTCACTCCTTTTAATGTTCTCTATGTCTTCCCATATCTCTGCAAGAGCTTGAAGAAGGTCAGATTTTGAAGTCTGTATTAACAAAGCCATCTTGTTCAAAACTACTGCCTCAAAAGACAGAGTTTTGGCAAAGAGGTGCAGAGCTTCTTTATCTAGAGACTCTTGGGTTTGATTTTGATGGACAACTGGTGATTGCTCTTCCAATGTCTTTTGTCCTTGTTGAATGTACAGTGATGCGTTGAACAAATCATTCTCTATCTCTGACAATGAGTGCAGCTGTGAATCAGCGGTATCATGAGAGCCACTGAGAATAGCCCTGACTTTCTCTCGACTATTTTCAACACACACCAGGGCCTTGGCATAATGCTTATTGGCAGCATTACTCTGTATCCCACTTCCACAACTAAACTCTTTATCAGGGTTAGACTTTGCTTTTTTCAACTTTAGATCAATCTTGGACATGTCTTCTGCATGGATAGATCGTTGATCTTCTAGATTCTGTGTCAGGTTTCTTAGTTTATCCTCTGTGGCCAGCAGTTTAGTCTCTAGGGCATGTATGATAGAGATGAACTTCTCTGGGTCACTACTGTGAGGAAATGTGATATCAGGGGAGATATTTCCTTCACTTAGATGGATGTCTTCATTTACATCCTGGTTAAGGTTTTGTCTTGTGTCTGCAAAGATACTGCTCACAGGGCTAGTATCCAGGCCCTCTAGATTCATGTATTTTTGGCACTGAATACTAGAAAAACGTATCCTTGGTCTCTTAGCTTGAGACTCCTTATCATACGGGGAGTTCTCTGTCTTTGATGTACTTGCAAAGGAAAGTGGGAGCTCTGGGTTTGGGGAGGAGGCTGATGTTTTAAGCCTGCCCTTCTTGCTCTGTTGTGGAATTTGATGCCTTTCCATGCGTAGGTCAGCATAGCCCAGCTGTAGGGCATTGAGATGCTGCTCTAGCTCTGCTATGCGGTCCTCTGcaaccacaagcttggcttgcAGATCCTTTTCAGCACTACAGGGCTCAACCTTATCTAAGAGACTTTGACTCATTTGACAAAGAAGCTCTTCCTTAGCTTGCAACTTCTGTTCTGTTTCCTCCAAGCTGTTGCCAAGTGCAGTCATTTTAACAAGGGCCTCTTTCAAGTCCTCTTCCTTGCGTTCCACCAGCCTTTCATACATTTCCTTAGTCTGCCGgatctcttcctctttttctctaaGGAACTGGCTCATTTTCTGAAATTCTTGGGTAGCCCTCTCATATGAGTGCTCCAGTGTATAGTAATCAGCCTCTTCCGTTTCGAGACGATTGCGAAGCTTATTCACCTCACGGTCTGCTTCTGCAATCTGGTTAAGAAGCTCCTGACAGCGGCAAGTGAGATGGCTTTTCTCTTCTTCTAGCCTACGCACACTCTCCCTCAGTGACTCAACCGTGTCAATCTTCTGAGCCAGCTCCTCTTGCAACTTCAGCACTTCCTCCCTGCATTCTTTTCCTCCTGAGGCCCGCCTACCTCTTAACAGGGCTTCTACTTGCTGCTCAGCCTCCATCAGTCTGTCCTCCATCTCCTTCTGTGCAGTTTCAGCCTCAGCTAATCTTCTACACAGATTCTGTCTTTCCCTCTCATGACTCTCTTGCAGGCTATGCTGCTCCTTCCTCAGGCGCTCCTCCTTCAGTGCCTGACCCTCTTCAGTAGCACTTAGCCGAGCAGTCACTTCTTGGAGCCTCTCCTGCAGCCTCTGTATCTCTCTCACGTGATCTCGTTGCAGGGCCTGTTGGCGCTCCAGGTGCCTAAGGGCCTGGTTTCTCTCTAAGAGGCTGGCCTCTACTTCCCGGAGTCTATCTTCACTGTCCTTTAGCTGGGCACGTAGGGTGGTCTCATTACGGCCATATTCCAGGTCTTGTTCCTTTGAACGCTCCTGTTCTAGCTTGAGCTCATTTCGCATTCTTGCCACTGCCTGTTCACTAGCCAAGATTTCAGCCATTGCAGACGCTAGTTTGGCCTGCAGAGCCTGAATATCAGCCTCATGGCGGTCTACAGCATCCTGGGCTTCTGTGTAGCTTCTCTTTAGTGTCCGAATTTGCTGCTGAGCAAGGTCCTGCTTGCGCTTTTGGGCTTCCAACTCACCCTGCAAATCTTGATTAAGCGTGTGCAAGTGTTGCCATGGCACTCTGCGCGGTGATGAGGAAGAGGGTGTTGCACTCTTGAAAAAAATTGACGAGACAGTTTCATTAATGACATCAGCCTACTTCCCCTACCATACATTCGGAGAACCACATCTCGGGGTTACCAGGAAAATACGTTTTCTCCTTTCTTGATATCAACTTTCTTTTGACAAgtgtttttccccccaagcttCCACTGTGCTTTTTCAGATGTGACTTGGAAATTTAAAGGTTTAAATTATTACCCCGCCCCTTcctcaaacaaaaaaacccccacaaacaatacagtaaagatgattttaaataaataaaaaaaacagaccaaCTAATGAATTTTGCAAAGTAAATGTGATGTGATACAACACCATGATGTTCTGGATCTGTGATAAGTTAACTATTTAACTTTAAACTGCACAATGTAAGAAAGCCATTTGTTAAAGTATGCAATACTGAAACACCACAAAGCATGCCGAAATCAAGCTTGGAaaggacacacagacaaagcacaaatgaacagagagaaaaagcacAGCGTAAGGCTTCTGGATCAAGTTTCTTACCTTTAGCATATCAGAtcaaatcaattattttcccAGGAGATGTGAAACTCCATAAACAGTTAGTGAAAACTCATGCTAAGACCACCACAACCATGCGTATCAGTTTCAGAGAAAAAGCACCCACACCTGTTAGTACAATTTTATA contains these protein-coding regions:
- the si:ch73-103b11.2 gene encoding centromere-associated protein E isoform X3, whose amino-acid sequence is MSFKDNPCRKFQANIFNKSKCQNCFKPRESHLLNDEDLNQAKPIYGGWLLLAPEGTHFDNPLHRSRKWQRRFFILYEHGLLRYALDEMPSTLPQGTINMNQCSDVIDGESKTGQKNSLCILTPEKEHFIRAECKEIINGWQEALTVYPRTNKQNQKKKRKVDPPTHQEPGPAKVTVTSSSSSRGSIPCLPSSIASAERVPMSRATLWQEESRWSRATIPCSRSASCISQLSQSQLDSSITTQDDGSTMSTGRKVRVESGYFSLEKTKSEPSPQSASHSQPLPPPQHLPLSSSASSSSLGALSPRYSSESEPQISPYQPSQDPLPSPGALISPSYSTISSSQSSLDSEPSGTTLTWEGYGGGGSTGSVSGGGGRVGRSGREYAALSDVPRARRLNYREAFRSEKKRQELRERTRSPGREEVARLFGEERRRSQIIGRFEEGPHEERMDTGSSNEPSANTTLIQRQGRSERRYLANKHEMSLDAGKDRSVPDVSSSTFANLRRAKSLDRRVTESSMTPDLLNFKKGWMTKLYEDGMWKKHWFVLTDQSLRYYKDSIAEEASELDGEIDLSTCYDVKEFPVQRNYGFQILCKEGACTLSAMTSGIRRNWIQAIMKNVRPTIAPDVTRSLHDEKVKAQVMLEPFPQATPEPIPSPEAPKSDVHRQPAGNNASAPPSEPRKSRVRERRREGRSKTFDWSEFKMEQTEKPVKERADTVDLSSSFSTTSSYCSPSSSTSSLASSPVSTSSLQTSSVSGAHQPSMAEDAEKKNGRRGITPHSTTSATHMPNTVSVTMTSTLNTAPQVQPLIPECQEQGKMEVDHPTAMHTASVDKKDNRTSDVHEEIEHRWHQVETTPLREEKQVPISTALGNSGDRLPANELAALLDKELGQKQKELDQLQKQNSVLKEQLEDALGREQSAREGYVLQSATPSSSSPRRVPWQHLHTLNQDLQGELEAQKRKQDLAQQQIRTLKRSYTEAQDAVDRHEADIQALQAKLASAMAEILASEQAVARMRNELKLEQERSKEQDLEYGRNETTLRAQLKDSEDRLREVEASLLERNQALRHLERQQALQRDHVREIQRLQERLQEVTARLSATEEGQALKEERLRKEQHSLQESHERERQNLCRRLAEAETAQKEMEDRLMEAEQQVEALLRGRRASGGKECREEVLKLQEELAQKIDTVESLRESVRRLEEEKSHLTCRCQELLNQIAEADREVNKLRNRLETEEADYYTLEHSYERATQEFQKMSQFLREKEEEIRQTKEMYERLVERKEEDLKEALVKMTALGNSLEETEQKLQAKEELLCQMSQSLLDKVEPCSAEKDLQAKLVVAEDRIAELEQHLNALQLGYADLRMERHQIPQQSKKGRLKTSASSPNPELPLSFASTSKTENSPYDKESQAKRPRIRFSSIQCQKYMNLEGLDTSPVSSIFADTRQNLNQDVNEDIHLSEGNISPDITFPHSSDPEKFISIIHALETKLLATEDKLRNLTQNLEDQRSIHAEDMSKIDLKLKKAKSNPDKEFSCGSGIQSNAANKHYAKALVCVENSREKVRAILSGSHDTADSQLHSLSEIENDLFNASLYIQQGQKTLEEQSPVVHQNQTQESLDKEALHLFAKTLSFEAVVLNKMALLIQTSKSDLLQALAEIWEDIENIKRSDKDSLAVVYADVLTRKLMLESAFWKELEKAETDVAKSKESSVSADADVDATVIFNTSIKAELAYSIQNLKQCYEEKFKILKRELTEARSNLNQREIALKAIIDASKRPDLKNVIKEVKNNFGFNKQRLADIRPPELAPYMEQIEMEEARDLAEEIVDRHLAGEMPSCGVDPESLQNAHDILANELQRQATILHKYAQEIESGGNHPGLAKMIHTLLGHQTSHSFTSTSLCMREALTQAQVAYVACRLRAMHEQDLGWCKQTGQSMDALVQQHARNVSAIQEKYEASLQEERLNFTQTVSTLRKENQTLNSEISKRVKQLSQQQEQLALLEVRFQKETEELKQRHKQELSQAEKGRASTELAFMETTADSQRKVEVLLVDMDTMEERHESHVRKLEDQFEQKICELQHIHKEEIEKLHFQYMENIHRVKEYQQDKTGYEVSNSPPCIEATTPMEEEEQGKGEDVPNMSEVDSMVVLKDRIQELETQMNTMRDELENKHLEGDVASLREKYQRDFESLKATCERGFAAMEETHHKVIQDLQRQHQREISKLMEERERLLAEETAATIAAIEAMKNAHKEEMEKTHRSQLSGVNSDIDELRLQYEEELQSIQRELEVLSEQYSQKCLENAHLAQALEAERQALRQCQRENQELNAHNQELNNRLTAEITRMRSCFSGETVLSPLTQGKDVYELEVLLRIKESEIQYLKQEIHSLKDELQSALRDKKYATDKYKDIYTELSIVKAKADCDISKLKEKLLIATEALGERTVDGTVTSGYDIMKSKSNPDILKRQSKQSRAIRSKSLKEGLTVQERMKLFEAKDSKKI